TGTTAAGTACATCTCCATCCAGGTAGATCTCCTGGATACTGCCATCCGAAGCTTTATCCGGAAGCCTGATCACGGATACCTCTTCCAGATTTGCCCCGTCAGCCTTTACAATCCGCACATCGCGGCTGTTTCGTATGATATACAGATATTCACCGTCCGTTTTGACAACATCACCTTCGTCCACACCTTCAACCTGCACATTGGTGCCGGAATACCCCGTGTTTCCCCCTGTATCTTCCTCAGCAGGCGCTGTGTCGGCAACCGCGGACTCTGTGGACGCCGTGCTGCTGTTCGAAGAACCGGCTGCCGCAGCCCCTCCGGCCTCCATGACATCATCCATTGCCCAGTTTTCCGCATACTTCTCCTGTGTCTGGAACGCATCGTAGATATCGTCATAATTTTCAGCGGGGACATACATCGAATCCAGAACCTTTTTCCCCTCGGACGTCTGTTCCGTGGTATCATCTGCACTCTCGGAGTCCTTCGTGTCCAGGCCCCTGCTCCGGACCGAAGCGGTATTCGAGGAGTCAGAAGATTCCTTTTGTGTCAGGGGTACCTGTGTGAGTATCAGCAGCAGCACAACAACAGCCGCTGCCGCTGCAATACCGCGGATGGCCCTTCTTATCTTCCTGTCTCTTATCCCCTGCTCCGACGGTCTGACAAAATCAAGCATTTCCGGTTTCAGTCCCTCAGGCACATCGCAGGAGTCAGCGGAACGTTTGATTTTCTCCAGCAATTTATCATCATTCATAAAATCGCCCTCCTATTCTTCCAACATCTGTCTCATTTTTGCTAATGCCCGGCTTTCCTTAGAGCGAATCGTATTCTCATTTTTATGTAGAATCCTGGCAATTTCCCGGCTGGTGTATCCCGCAAACAAGTGCATGGAAATGATCAGGCGTTCTTCGTCAGACAGTCTGGAAAACGCCTGCCGCACCTGAAATTCTTCCGTGAAATCCCCGCTCTTTTCAAGATCATCCGGCAGTTCAGACGTCTTCCGGGTATACTCCTTCAGTCTGCGCCTGCATTTGTTCGACAGGATCTTAAAAATCCAGTTTTTAAAGGCATCCGCTTCTCTCAGCGAACTGATTCCATTATAAGCATCCGCAACTGCATCTGCGACAACGTCCTCCGCATCATGGCAGTTTTTCAGTGTATATAAAGCAAAACGGTACATATCGACATAAACCATCTCATATAGTCTGGCAAACGCATCCCTGTCTTTTGCCCTTGCCCGTTCAACCAAAACTTTGCAGTCCTCCATAATCTCACCCCTTTATTTGAAATGCATTTCGTATATACAGTGTCTCATATCCCACATTCTGTTGCAAGAAAAGAAAAAGTACAGGAAGATTTTTTTCTCCCTGTACTTAACTTATTCACTACTGCAGATTTTCGGGATTCAGGCACTCAAGTTCCTGAACAACAAAACGCCCGTCCTTTCTGACCAGTACGTCGTCAAAATAGATTTCTCCGCCGCCGTATTCCGGACGCTGGATCAACACCAGATCCCAGTGAATCGCAGATTCATTCCCGTTTGGAGCTTCCTGATAACAGTTTCCCGGCGTGAAATGGATCGATCCCTGAATTTTCTCATCAAATAAAATATCTTTCATAGGTTCCAGAATATACGGATTGACACCGATTGCAAATTCACCGATGTACCTTGCACCCTGATCAGTATCAAAGACCTCATTGATCCGCTCTGTATCATTTGCAACTGCCTTTACAATTCTCCCATTCTCAAATTCAAGGCAGATATTGTCATAGGTAAATCCATTGTACAGCGACGGGGCATTATACGTGATCTTACCATTCACAGATTCCCGGACCGGTGCGGTATACACCTCTCCGTCCGGTATGTTCATGTTTCCGGCACACGGTATTGCCGGAATGCCCCTGATGGAAAATGAAAGATCTGTGCCCGGGCCAGTGATACGCACGTTATCTGTGCGTTCCATATATCCGGTCAGCGCTTCCATCGCCGCATTCATCTTTGAATAGTCCAGATTGCAGACCTGAAAATAGAAATCCTCGAACTTCTCCACGCTCATCCCGGCGAGCTGTGCCATAGCGGCATTGGGATACCGCAGTATCACCCAACGTGTCTTCGGTACGCGGATCCCGTGATGTACAGGAGTCTGATAATACGTGTCATATAACATCATGCACTCGGACGGCACATCCGACAGTTCCGATACGTTATCGCTGCCGCGAACGCCGATGTAGCAGTCCATTTTTGACATCTCCAGTGCATCGACCTCCGCCATCAGCTCCATCTGTTCTTTTGTAGCGTGCAGCAGCTGTTCCCGCTGCAGCTGGGGATCCGTGAAATGGATAAACGGAACGCCTCCTGCCCGATATACTTCCTTCACCAGCTGCCGGGCAAGTTCTTTGGTGTCCTTGCCAATATAATGAATATAAACCTTGTCTCCTGCTTTCACACCGCAGGAATAATTCACAAGACCTGCGGCGAGCACTTCAATTCTGCTGTCCATCGCACATTCTCCTAACGATTATTTTGTGTAACAGTTCAGACGGCGGGAAACTGTCACTATTTTCCGGTTCTCGCTTCCAGTGTTTCCATATATCCCAGGAATACATTTCCGGCACTCTCAAACAATGAAGTGCTGTCATTCATTCCATAATAATATGTCTCCTGTGTCGCCGGATTATATAGAATCGTGTTATAGATATCATATCCTATGATCACGACACTTTCTCTCGTCGGCGTGAGTGCCACGACGGCACGCCCCTCGCTGACCTGATACAGCACACTCTCCAGAGTACATCCCGTCATATTTAATGCCGTGAAGTCCCCTCCCAGTGCATCAGCGAGCGCATGTTCATCCAGCGTTCCCGACAGTACGGATTCCGGGATCTCCTCTGCTGCAATCTGAATCTTATCTTTCCTGTTGCCGCGTTCCCAGACGTACTGCTGGTCGCCGTTTAAGACCACACCGGCCTGATCATTCGCTGTCATGATCGCGAGATTACTCTTAGTTTCGGCGCCATAGAAAGCTCCCTTTGCATAAATGTAATACAGCTGCTGATTTGCTTTCGGAATCTCGAGTTCCATGACAGTACTGCTCTTAGGAATCACATATTCAGTCTCCACCACCAGCATCGCCTTGCTCTTCGCACTCTTGCTGAAATCAAGCGCCACCTGTGTCCCCTTTCTGCTGCTGACACTCAGGTGAATACTAACAGTTTCTTCACTTGTCTGTAAATTATTCATGATATTCTCGCTTGCCACCGGCACGTAGGCATTCTCCTGCCACTGTACGCGCTTGAGTTCGACAAGTCCCTCCTGAAATACCGCTGCGCTTACCCAGATACCATCCTGCTGATATTCTTTGACAATCTCGCCTTCGAAGTTCTGAATCCTGACGTTATGCATGGCAAATGTCGTATTGCCTGCGGCATCCGTCACGATATCTTCATCCCTTGCAAGTCCATAGATCAGATCTTCGTTGATAAATCCAAGCGCCCGTATCTTCTGTCCATTCCCTGCTTCTTCCACCCGCTGTTCTCCGCTGTTCAGATCCATTACCGTAAGACTTGAAGAAGCATATTCCTGCATCTGGTCCATCCATGCTACGGAAGCCTGAGATTTAGACACGACCATACAGTCCGGTGAAATGTCTTCCAATATCGTGTCATACGTTTTCCCCTGGATGTCTACGTGAAACAGGCTGTTTTCCAGCAGCAGGTAAAGCTGATCATCCTGATTTACGTAACTCAGTTTTTCTACATCATCCTTCAGGAAATCATATGACATCGTGCTCGGGATAAACACCTGCTCCTCAGATACATTACGTTCGGCGCTGTAGTGATATACGCTCACTCCCGTATAACCTTCATGATCCCCGCAGTTCATATAACCGTAAACGACAAAGTCAAGATCACCGGATTCCTCGACCCGGATAATCTTTATATCATGCTGAGAATTGCTCTTTCTTTCATCTGCATTCTCTGCATGTTCTGTGCCCCTGAAGCCGAAGACATGCGCCGCTTTATTTGCACTGCGGTTGTAAGACCACAGTTCTCCCTCCTGCACAAATGCAATGATATCTGCATTCTGGTTTGACATATACTGAATCTGCGAATCAACGATCCCCAGGTTGATGCCCTGTTTCGTCAATACCGGAAGTGAACCGTCAAAAATCTCCTGCGCACTCCGCTCAAAGTCCAGCAGCATTACTCTTGACTGTGAATACCTCATACGATAATATTCTTCAACGTTATAGTACTCCGTATTATCCTCCGCATCTTTCGCAGTCATTTCATAGGTCTGTACGATCGTGCATGTCGTCTCATTTATTTCGCGTATGGTCGGAACTGCCTTTCTCCACAGTTTGGGTGCAAGTGTTCCCCAGGTCAGCTGATCAAAGCTGGAGTGGATATTGATCTTTGTAAAACTTGAATTTGTGACAGTCTCATCCGGTTCCAGATATCTTGTGAGATCTCTCGCCGTCTCCTTATTGAAACACTTCTCATAGAAATCCCTGACAAACTGCAGGTACTGGCTCACATTCAGACCGGCACGCTGTACGATCCGCGTATAGTAAGATACCGGTTCTTCTTTGCCGCAGTCAACCTGAAAGCAGAGCAGATATTCCTGATTCATCAAAATACGGTTTTCGAGCTTAAAATCAGCCGTCACATACGAATCCTCTCTGGTCAGTTTGCCAATTTTTCCGTTTTCAACCGTCTCTGACCCGTCCGCACTCATCACCTTATAAGAAATACTTTTGATATCGTTTCCGTAAGTATTGACCGTCACCGAAAGTTCTCTCTTCGTGGTGAGCGGTGTAATGCTCTCGCGGTAATACTGCGGCTGCATTTCCCCGTAATATCCGTACATGGGATTTACCGGCATGTCCGCAAGTTCCATATAAAGAACAGGAAGTGTGGGCTCTCCCATTTTCCCCGTCTCTTCCGATACATCTTTATTTAATATATTAGAAAAAAGAATGATTGAAAATACAAAGATCGTACCCAGAATCAGTCCCTTCAGCAAACTTCTTTTCATTCGGCTCCTCCCGGATGTTCCTGGTCATATAATAATTTCTCAAGTGTCGGCTCGGCGTGTAAAAACTGCATACATGCTTCCAGCGCCTTATCCCTGTTTGCCGGCCGATTTGTTTTCACCGCCCGGATCAGCAGATTTTTCGGCGTGTGTTCCATATCGATGAATTCCAGAATCTGTGTCTCATACCCCTGTTCTTCCAGCATGCCGGCCCGCAGTCCGTCCGTAATCAGAGCTGCCATGCGCTCTTTTAAGATTCCATATGACATCACAGGCTCCAGGATCCCGCTATGTATCTGTCCGTTCAGTTCATGCTGGCAGCACGGCACAGACAGTATCACGGCTGCATTCCAGGCAACCGCTTTTGCCAGCGCATAGTCTGTGGCAGTGTCGCAAGCATGCAGGGTCACTACCATATCTACCGGTTCATTTCTGTCAAACGAAGCGATATCCCCCACATGAAAAGTCAGTTTATCATATCCGTATTTTTTCGCCAGGCAATTGCAGTGATCGATCACATCCGCCTTCAGATCCAGACCAATGATCTGTATTTCATACTGTTTAACAATATGAAGATAATAATACATGGCAAACGTCAGGTAAGATTTCCCGCAGCCAAAATCCAGAATTGTTATTTCACGGCTTTTGTCCAGCCTGGGAATGATATCCTCGATAAATTCCAGAAAACGATTGATCTGTCGAAATTTATCATACCTTTTGGCGACAATCTGTCCATCCGGCTTCATGACTCCCAGATCGACCAGAAAATCAACCGGTCTGCC
The Ruminococcus gauvreauii genome window above contains:
- a CDS encoding aminopeptidase, whose translation is MDSRIEVLAAGLVNYSCGVKAGDKVYIHYIGKDTKELARQLVKEVYRAGGVPFIHFTDPQLQREQLLHATKEQMELMAEVDALEMSKMDCYIGVRGSDNVSELSDVPSECMMLYDTYYQTPVHHGIRVPKTRWVILRYPNAAMAQLAGMSVEKFEDFYFQVCNLDYSKMNAAMEALTGYMERTDNVRITGPGTDLSFSIRGIPAIPCAGNMNIPDGEVYTAPVRESVNGKITYNAPSLYNGFTYDNICLEFENGRIVKAVANDTERINEVFDTDQGARYIGEFAIGVNPYILEPMKDILFDEKIQGSIHFTPGNCYQEAPNGNESAIHWDLVLIQRPEYGGGEIYFDDVLVRKDGRFVVQELECLNPENLQ
- a CDS encoding RNA polymerase sigma factor; the protein is MEDCKVLVERARAKDRDAFARLYEMVYVDMYRFALYTLKNCHDAEDVVADAVADAYNGISSLREADAFKNWIFKILSNKCRRRLKEYTRKTSELPDDLEKSGDFTEEFQVRQAFSRLSDEERLIISMHLFAGYTSREIARILHKNENTIRSKESRALAKMRQMLEE
- a CDS encoding class I SAM-dependent methyltransferase, giving the protein MEELKELLMTYVNIDLNQMILSKVRGQQTVTKVRIRPVLLKEELFFQITCTEGAREFHRNCTREDTVDAVLKWMKEQFGQLQLQACNADVTALVSKKGKLTVKCRKHTPVQRENRNLAHNRSKDYILPVGRPVDFLVDLGVMKPDGQIVAKRYDKFRQINRFLEFIEDIIPRLDKSREITILDFGCGKSYLTFAMYYYLHIVKQYEIQIIGLDLKADVIDHCNCLAKKYGYDKLTFHVGDIASFDRNEPVDMVVTLHACDTATDYALAKAVAWNAAVILSVPCCQHELNGQIHSGILEPVMSYGILKERMAALITDGLRAGMLEEQGYETQILEFIDMEHTPKNLLIRAVKTNRPANRDKALEACMQFLHAEPTLEKLLYDQEHPGGAE